The Planctomycetota bacterium genomic interval TTTCAGGTCGTGATCGAAAAGGAACCGGAAGACGAAGGCTACTATGCGTACAGCCCCACGCTTCCCGGCTGCTTCAGCAACGGTCGCACCATCGAGGAGGCCAAACGCAACATCCGTGTGGCCATCGAGGAACATCTGGCGGCCCTCCTCGCCC includes:
- a CDS encoding type II toxin-antitoxin system HicB family antitoxin; protein product: MKYYSFQVVIEKEPEDEGYYAYSPTLPGCFSNGRTIEEAKRNIRVAIEEHLAALLAHAEPIPQSENLVHVEELTVGVPE